A stretch of Myroides oncorhynchi DNA encodes these proteins:
- a CDS encoding diaminopimelate dehydrogenase: MNTDSNNTIKIGIVGYGNLGKGVELAIRQNPDLELIAIFTRRNPQDLETKTKVVHIDEITDYRAIVDVMIICGGSSTDLPEQVPYISQWFNTVDSFDTHAKIPEYFHTVNKSAREHNTLSLISTGWDPGLFSMLRLLGESILPQGETYTFWGKGLSQGHSDAIRRIDGVKGGVQYTIPIESALERVRQGENPVLTTAEKHERICYVVPEEGANTAIIESTIKTMPNYFADYNTTVHFISEEELKANHSAMPHGGKVFRSGITGTDTKQNIEFGLALESNPEFTASVLVAFSRAVYKLAAQGQTGAVTVYDIPLGALSPKSAEDLRREIL; encoded by the coding sequence ATGAATACGGACAGTAACAATACAATCAAAATAGGTATTGTAGGTTATGGAAATTTAGGTAAAGGAGTTGAACTAGCTATTCGCCAAAACCCTGATTTAGAACTAATCGCTATTTTCACTAGAAGAAACCCTCAAGACTTAGAGACAAAAACTAAGGTGGTGCATATAGACGAAATAACAGATTATAGAGCTATCGTAGATGTAATGATCATCTGTGGTGGGTCTTCTACTGACTTACCTGAGCAGGTACCTTATATCTCTCAATGGTTTAACACTGTGGATAGTTTTGATACACATGCTAAGATACCTGAGTATTTCCACACAGTGAATAAGTCTGCTAGAGAGCATAATACTTTAAGTCTTATCTCTACAGGATGGGATCCAGGACTGTTCTCTATGCTTCGCTTATTAGGAGAGAGTATCTTACCACAGGGCGAAACATATACATTCTGGGGAAAAGGACTTAGTCAAGGGCATTCTGATGCGATTAGACGTATAGATGGCGTTAAAGGTGGTGTTCAGTACACTATTCCTATCGAATCAGCACTTGAGCGTGTTCGCCAAGGAGAGAATCCTGTGTTAACAACAGCTGAGAAGCACGAGCGTATTTGTTATGTGGTGCCTGAAGAGGGCGCTAATACAGCGATTATAGAATCTACTATCAAGACGATGCCTAACTATTTCGCGGATTACAATACTACTGTTCACTTTATCTCTGAAGAGGAATTAAAGGCTAATCACAGTGCAATGCCTCACGGTGGTAAGGTATTCAGATCTGGAATCACAGGTACTGATACGAAACAGAATATAGAGTTCGGTCTTGCCCTAGAGAGCAATCCTGAATTTACAGCTAGTGTATTGGTTGCATTCTCACGTGCAGTATATAAATTAGCAGCTCAAGGACAGACAGGTGCTGTAACGGTATATGATATTCCATTAGGAGCATTATCTCCTAAATCAGCAGAGGACTTAAGAAGAGAAATACTATAA
- a CDS encoding OmpA family protein, giving the protein MRKQLLKTSLLSLFLLALGTDVQAQRVSEKKADKEYEKLAYIDAIKIYERMAKNGYINGDILMKLGDSYYFNGKLLDANKWYGELFNGKYDDKGTVIIPSEYYYRYAQTLKAAEQYEQSTKVMEQFVKLEKDDSRAQLYAANKDYLNSIEDKTSRYNLKHASINSAYSDYGAAVIGDQLIFTSARPEAKLSSKKLHEWTNESFTTLYSSTILPDGKMGEPVVYAPELSSKVNDATAVFTKDGKTMYFTRNNSNLKGKRKNNKKNSSLLKIFSATKQANGKWGDVRELPINSDNFNTAHPALTPDDGWLYFSSDREDNQGQSDIYRVALYPNHVYGGVENIGKKVNTAGRETFPFISSDNYLFFASDGHPGLGGLDIFTAKIDRNGTIGEVTNIGAPINSPFDDFSIYINRESKSGFVSSNRAEGLGGDDIYSFIEKSCLQHIVGTVYDIKTQKGIPNATVVISDALYEKSKTIQTDDQGNYSSETLDCDHKYRVKAEAPSYSTVELVFALEDITGDKKVNIGLDKSYETVGVNDDLFKKLKLQPIYFNFDKSFIRPDASIELMKVVEVMREYPTMKIDVRSHTDSRGNDNYNLALSDRRVKATIQWMISQGIEPSRLTGRGYGESQLQNRCANGVPCSEVDHQLNRRSEFIITEM; this is encoded by the coding sequence ATGAGAAAACAATTACTAAAAACAAGTTTACTAAGTCTCTTCTTATTAGCCTTAGGTACTGATGTACAGGCACAACGTGTATCTGAGAAGAAAGCTGATAAAGAGTATGAAAAATTAGCTTACATTGATGCTATTAAGATATATGAACGCATGGCTAAAAATGGATATATCAATGGAGATATATTAATGAAGTTAGGAGATTCTTACTATTTTAATGGAAAACTTCTTGATGCTAATAAATGGTATGGAGAATTGTTTAATGGGAAGTATGATGATAAGGGAACGGTAATCATTCCTTCAGAATATTACTATCGATATGCACAAACATTAAAAGCAGCAGAGCAATATGAGCAGTCAACTAAAGTAATGGAGCAATTCGTTAAATTAGAAAAAGATGACTCTAGAGCTCAACTGTATGCTGCAAATAAAGATTACTTAAATAGTATTGAGGATAAAACATCTCGCTATAATTTAAAACACGCTTCTATTAATAGTGCTTATTCTGATTATGGCGCGGCTGTGATAGGAGATCAACTGATATTCACATCTGCTCGCCCTGAGGCAAAGTTATCTAGTAAGAAATTACACGAATGGACTAATGAGAGTTTTACAACTTTATATAGTAGTACTATTTTACCAGATGGTAAAATGGGTGAACCTGTGGTTTATGCCCCTGAGTTGAGTTCTAAAGTGAATGATGCTACAGCAGTATTTACTAAAGATGGTAAGACGATGTACTTTACTAGAAACAATTCTAACTTAAAGGGAAAACGCAAGAACAATAAAAAGAATTCTTCTTTATTAAAAATATTCAGTGCTACAAAACAAGCTAATGGCAAATGGGGAGATGTTAGAGAATTGCCTATTAACTCTGATAATTTTAATACTGCTCACCCAGCATTAACACCTGATGATGGATGGTTATACTTCTCATCAGATAGAGAAGATAACCAGGGACAATCTGATATTTACAGAGTAGCGCTTTATCCTAATCACGTATATGGAGGAGTAGAGAATATCGGCAAAAAGGTAAATACAGCAGGTAGAGAGACTTTCCCATTTATATCATCAGATAACTATTTATTCTTTGCTTCAGATGGGCATCCTGGACTAGGAGGATTAGACATCTTCACAGCTAAGATAGACCGCAATGGAACTATCGGAGAAGTGACTAATATAGGTGCTCCGATTAACAGTCCATTTGACGACTTCTCAATTTATATCAATAGAGAATCAAAGTCGGGGTTTGTTAGTTCTAATAGAGCAGAAGGATTAGGAGGAGATGATATTTATTCATTTATAGAAAAATCTTGTTTACAGCATATCGTAGGAACGGTATATGATATTAAAACACAGAAGGGGATTCCTAATGCTACTGTAGTAATTTCTGATGCGCTATATGAGAAGTCAAAGACTATACAAACTGATGATCAAGGGAATTATAGCTCGGAGACTCTAGATTGTGATCATAAATATAGAGTGAAAGCTGAGGCTCCTTCATATAGTACTGTAGAATTGGTATTTGCTTTAGAAGACATTACAGGGGATAAAAAAGTAAACATAGGATTAGACAAATCATACGAAACAGTAGGAGTAAACGATGACTTGTTTAAGAAACTGAAGTTACAACCAATATACTTTAACTTTGACAAATCATTTATCCGTCCAGATGCTTCGATTGAATTAATGAAAGTAGTCGAGGTAATGAGAGAATACCCAACGATGAAGATAGATGTACGTTCACATACAGATAGTAGAGGTAATGATAATTATAACCTTGCACTATCTGATAGACGTGTGAAAGCAACTATCCAATGGATGATCTCACAAGGTATAGAACCAAGTAGATTAACAGGTAGAGGATATGGAGAATCTCAACTTCAAAACAGATGTGCTAACGGCGTACCGTGTAGCGAAGTAGATCACCAACTAAACAGACGTAGTGAATTTATCATAACAGAAATGTAA
- a CDS encoding type 1 glutamine amidotransferase, with translation MHVHFVIHEEFEAPGAYLDWVIKKGYSVSMTKIYEYNTLPASAEHIDLLIVLGGPQDPITTVKECPYFNAQKEKELILKCINANKAVIGVCLGAQLIAEALCNAFSHSPEQEIGVFPILLTEIGRQHSKFKHFGDTLDVGHWHNDMPGLTPDAKVIATSAGCPRQIIEYTNLVYGFQCHLEFTPEVIELLILNESKVLQENAHKPYVQTPQEMKAFDYTTMNWALFTFLDKLVEEYQQLSTASKHMTLL, from the coding sequence ATGCATGTACACTTTGTAATACACGAGGAATTTGAAGCTCCAGGAGCATATTTAGATTGGGTAATTAAAAAAGGATATAGTGTCAGTATGACTAAAATATATGAATACAATACACTACCTGCCTCAGCAGAACATATTGACTTATTAATTGTATTAGGTGGTCCTCAAGATCCCATTACAACAGTAAAAGAATGCCCTTACTTCAATGCTCAGAAAGAAAAAGAATTAATCTTAAAGTGTATTAACGCAAATAAGGCTGTTATAGGAGTCTGCTTAGGCGCACAACTTATAGCAGAGGCATTATGCAATGCCTTTAGCCACAGCCCTGAGCAAGAAATAGGTGTATTTCCCATTCTATTAACTGAAATAGGTAGACAGCATTCCAAGTTTAAACACTTCGGCGATACACTAGATGTAGGCCATTGGCATAATGATATGCCTGGCTTAACACCAGATGCTAAAGTAATCGCTACAAGCGCAGGATGTCCAAGACAAATAATAGAATACACTAATTTAGTATATGGATTTCAATGTCATCTAGAGTTTACCCCCGAAGTTATTGAACTTCTAATTCTAAATGAGAGTAAAGTTCTCCAAGAAAATGCACATAAACCTTATGTTCAAACACCACAAGAAATGAAAGCTTTTGACTATACCACGATGAATTGGGCTTTATTTACGTTTCTTGATAAATTAGTAGAGGAATATCAGCAATTATCTACTGCCTCAAAACACATGACTTTACTATAG
- a CDS encoding PhoX family protein: MKINYKLPTWVLGLIMTASVVGCNDDNSIDNGGDGNKGDKIELKNHSKTPAFVYAMPGFEKLEIFSLISSEDKLSESPDFVFGGQPDGAGFMKNPKGEGFLMITNHEIMQSVSRVTLDKNFKPVKGEYIVDGIGGITRLCSATLAKPEIHGFGPVFLTAGESGQESMVHAVDPLGSTDLKSNTDRVLPALGKASMENAVPLPSDVSNGKTIILIGEDQGYSSSHQSAGQLIMYVGNKGDLTGGKLYALKRKTGGYTEMDMEKGKEYDVEFVEIPGAKDMTGAQINQKNMDLGVIRFSRVEDVDYRKGAGKGNEVYFTATGQASGGNPVKGYTMWGRVYKLVMDKNGMMTGKLSVAAEGDSKPGRDLINPDNLCVTENYVYIQEDGDSYYTDAKHDSYIWQYKMADGSYKPWLNMKHNREDAEWQKNYNQSGNLQKFGSWEFGAMEDISDLVGIPNTFSVNIHSHTWQKSEFANADKAGVNKNKEGGQVVIIRNVER; encoded by the coding sequence ATGAAAATTAACTACAAACTACCTACTTGGGTTTTAGGTCTTATTATGACTGCCTCAGTTGTAGGATGCAATGACGACAACTCAATTGACAATGGAGGAGACGGTAACAAAGGCGACAAAATTGAATTAAAGAATCATTCAAAGACACCAGCATTTGTATATGCTATGCCTGGTTTTGAAAAATTAGAGATATTCTCTCTTATCTCAAGTGAAGATAAGTTAAGTGAATCACCTGATTTTGTCTTCGGAGGACAACCTGATGGAGCTGGTTTTATGAAAAATCCAAAAGGAGAAGGGTTTTTAATGATTACGAATCACGAGATTATGCAATCTGTGTCTCGTGTGACATTAGATAAGAATTTTAAACCTGTAAAAGGAGAATATATTGTAGATGGTATAGGGGGAATCACAAGGTTATGCTCGGCGACACTTGCTAAACCTGAGATTCACGGATTTGGACCTGTATTTTTAACAGCAGGAGAATCTGGACAAGAGAGTATGGTACATGCAGTAGATCCATTAGGGTCAACAGATCTTAAGTCTAATACAGATCGCGTATTGCCTGCATTAGGTAAAGCAAGTATGGAGAATGCTGTGCCATTGCCATCAGATGTGTCTAATGGAAAGACTATTATCTTAATCGGAGAAGATCAAGGGTATAGTTCAAGTCATCAGAGTGCTGGACAGTTGATTATGTATGTAGGAAATAAAGGAGATCTTACTGGAGGTAAACTATATGCGTTAAAACGCAAGACTGGTGGGTATACTGAAATGGATATGGAGAAAGGGAAAGAATATGATGTAGAGTTCGTAGAGATACCTGGTGCTAAAGATATGACAGGAGCACAAATCAATCAAAAGAACATGGATTTAGGTGTAATTCGCTTTTCTCGTGTAGAGGATGTGGATTACAGAAAAGGAGCAGGTAAAGGGAATGAAGTTTACTTCACAGCAACAGGTCAAGCAAGTGGTGGTAATCCTGTAAAAGGATATACAATGTGGGGACGTGTGTATAAACTAGTAATGGATAAGAATGGCATGATGACTGGTAAACTTTCTGTGGCAGCTGAGGGAGATAGTAAGCCAGGTAGAGATTTAATCAACCCAGACAACTTATGTGTAACAGAGAACTATGTATATATCCAAGAAGATGGTGACTCATACTACACTGATGCGAAACATGACTCGTATATCTGGCAATACAAGATGGCTGATGGATCATATAAACCATGGTTAAATATGAAACACAACCGCGAAGATGCTGAATGGCAAAAGAATTACAATCAATCAGGAAACTTACAGAAGTTTGGTTCTTGGGAATTTGGAGCAATGGAAGATATCTCTGATTTAGTGGGTATTCCGAATACATTCTCTGTAAATATTCACTCTCACACTTGGCAAAAATCAGAATTTGCTAATGCTGATAAAGCAGGAGTAAATAAGAATAAAGAAGGAGGTCAAGTAGTGATTATCCGCAATGTAGAAAGATAG
- a CDS encoding DUF6985 domain-containing protein, whose protein sequence is MEDAHIVIDRIYNYLDKYGLKTNTKTLEEFIAYVEGQWAIADDRKYCIYNASIIIGRMTNEYIGLKQFDKMIFWLDEDDKHINRDRNPEYVRNYYKGQCCLECGNEQEALRYLNLCYAVEPDYIFTRAPFCYEFFNQHLETPRELLVNEDYDDEIEVECEFELPLWAAFFKMENNIRCKVLLDYLEDEVDQEGAEALMDRILANIQANEQAILEELLAKLVIKYREWQPRYDYSQEDKASFMPDVTDVEQFGMLITPLVIYIIPESLEDTPSVGYLFNCSWDSEHALGFMTLNDQVTSIGGADNAFCL, encoded by the coding sequence ATGGAAGATGCGCATATCGTAATTGATCGTATATATAATTACTTGGATAAATATGGCTTAAAAACCAATACGAAGACTTTAGAGGAGTTTATTGCTTATGTTGAAGGACAGTGGGCTATAGCTGATGATCGTAAATACTGTATATACAATGCCTCTATTATTATAGGGCGTATGACTAATGAGTATATTGGCTTAAAGCAATTTGATAAGATGATATTTTGGTTAGATGAGGATGATAAACATATTAATCGAGATAGAAATCCTGAGTATGTACGCAATTATTATAAAGGACAGTGTTGCTTAGAATGTGGAAATGAGCAGGAAGCATTGCGTTATCTGAATTTGTGTTATGCTGTAGAACCTGATTATATCTTTACTAGAGCTCCGTTTTGTTACGAGTTTTTTAATCAACATTTAGAAACACCTAGAGAGTTGCTTGTGAATGAGGATTATGATGATGAGATCGAGGTAGAGTGTGAGTTCGAATTGCCATTATGGGCAGCATTCTTTAAGATGGAAAATAATATTCGATGCAAGGTATTATTGGATTATCTAGAGGATGAGGTAGATCAAGAGGGGGCAGAGGCATTAATGGATCGCATTTTAGCCAATATACAAGCGAACGAGCAGGCTATCTTAGAGGAGTTATTAGCTAAGTTAGTCATTAAGTATAGAGAATGGCAACCGAGATATGATTATAGCCAAGAGGATAAAGCATCTTTTATGCCTGATGTTACTGATGTAGAACAGTTCGGTATGTTGATTACACCACTGGTTATTTACATTATTCCAGAGTCATTAGAAGATACACCTTCTGTGGGATATTTGTTTAATTGCTCTTGGGATAGTGAACATGCACTAGGATTTATGACTTTAAATGATCAGGTGACCTCAATAGGTGGTGCAGATAATGCTTTTTGTTTATAA